A single window of Chryseobacterium shigense DNA harbors:
- a CDS encoding DoxX family protein, whose amino-acid sequence MLKKNDFFTILEWSCCLYVAGMMILFGTGKYSQFNHSVDEKFKGMKIMWEFYSYSKPFVITLGIFEVLGAVLLLIPKTRITGCLFLTSLLTNVILQDYFYEVPAIFGAVTLQLIVFFILWLNRTALIDGIKAFARVPKGINSNNLIKQILYITLCTTLIFVVMFYLITFLLNAFIL is encoded by the coding sequence ATGCTTAAAAAAAATGATTTTTTTACCATTCTGGAATGGTCCTGCTGTCTGTATGTTGCAGGAATGATGATTTTGTTCGGTACAGGCAAATATTCACAGTTCAATCATTCTGTGGATGAAAAATTTAAAGGAATGAAAATAATGTGGGAGTTTTATTCTTACTCCAAACCATTTGTTATAACCCTGGGAATCTTTGAAGTATTGGGAGCGGTTTTACTGCTTATCCCCAAAACAAGGATTACAGGGTGCCTGTTTTTAACTTCTCTTCTGACTAATGTAATTTTGCAGGATTATTTTTATGAAGTTCCGGCAATTTTCGGCGCTGTTACATTACAATTAATCGTTTTCTTTATTTTATGGCTAAACCGTACAGCATTAATCGATGGTATAAAAGCATTTGCACGAGTTCCAAAAGGAATTAATTCCAATAATCTAATCAAGCAAATCTTATATATTACCCTATGTACTACACTAATTTTTGTAGTAATGTTTTATCTGATTACTTTTTTACTGAATGCTTTTATACTTTAA
- a CDS encoding trigger factor — protein sequence MKVTAQNHDDVSALLTVTLEKSDYKEKVEKQLINYAKNAQVPGFRKGKVPLSMVKKQYEAGIAFEEINKQVSDALNGYVNENKLRLVGQPVPQPVNQLDYNADKIEVAFEVGYEPEFTIDLAKYEAPHYKVEASDKEITKSIENMQRRFAEQVPQDKITKDSYIALEVSQVVEEDAEGEHHHHPKNVTITAENKDAFKLVKSLKMDGSVKVSKETLAGDEGLAKELGFSKEEVEHLHHAEVEVKVKDFYSLNLAELNQDLFDKVYGEGTIKSEDELKEKVKSELDEYFQQNADVHYVNKVLEQVTEKEEVKLPEDFLVKWLLFSNQNIQSEEQAKEILNAEKSQLRYQIIEGKLMTDNEIQLDYADVLAQAEQLVRNQLAIYGIHHLGDEEIQKYAVEMLKDQEQVRQISSEVAMAKLKDVILEKASKKETKISHDEFLEELKK from the coding sequence ATGAAGGTTACCGCACAAAACCATGATGATGTAAGTGCATTACTTACAGTGACATTGGAAAAATCTGACTACAAAGAAAAAGTAGAAAAGCAGTTGATTAATTATGCTAAAAATGCGCAAGTTCCTGGTTTCAGAAAAGGGAAAGTGCCTTTAAGTATGGTTAAAAAACAATATGAAGCAGGTATTGCATTCGAAGAAATCAACAAACAGGTTTCTGACGCACTGAACGGCTATGTTAACGAAAACAAGTTAAGATTGGTTGGACAGCCTGTTCCTCAGCCAGTAAACCAACTGGATTACAATGCTGACAAAATTGAAGTTGCTTTTGAAGTAGGGTATGAGCCTGAATTCACTATAGATTTAGCTAAATATGAAGCTCCTCACTATAAAGTAGAAGCTTCCGACAAAGAAATTACAAAGAGCATTGAGAACATGCAGAGACGTTTTGCAGAGCAGGTTCCTCAGGATAAGATCACTAAAGATTCTTACATAGCTCTTGAAGTTTCCCAGGTTGTAGAAGAAGATGCTGAAGGAGAGCACCACCACCATCCAAAGAACGTTACCATTACTGCTGAAAACAAAGATGCTTTCAAATTGGTAAAATCTTTGAAAATGGACGGTTCTGTAAAAGTATCTAAGGAAACTCTTGCAGGTGATGAAGGACTGGCTAAAGAATTAGGATTCAGCAAAGAAGAAGTTGAGCACTTACACCACGCTGAAGTGGAAGTTAAAGTAAAAGACTTCTATTCATTGAACCTGGCTGAGCTTAATCAGGATCTATTCGATAAAGTATACGGAGAAGGAACAATCAAGTCTGAAGATGAGCTTAAAGAAAAAGTAAAGTCTGAATTGGATGAGTACTTCCAGCAGAATGCAGACGTTCACTATGTGAATAAAGTATTGGAGCAGGTTACTGAAAAAGAAGAAGTAAAACTTCCTGAAGATTTCCTTGTAAAATGGTTATTATTCTCTAACCAGAACATCCAGTCTGAAGAGCAGGCTAAAGAAATTCTTAATGCAGAGAAAAGCCAGTTAAGATACCAGATCATTGAAGGTAAATTAATGACTGACAACGAAATCCAGTTAGACTATGCTGATGTATTGGCACAGGCTGAGCAGTTGGTAAGAAATCAGCTGGCTATCTACGGAATCCACCACTTAGGTGATGAAGAAATCCAGAAATATGCTGTTGAAATGTTGAAAGATCAGGAGCAGGTAAGACAAATTTCTTCTGAAGTGGCTATGGCTAAACTAAAGGATGTAATCCTTGAAAAAGCATCTAAAAAAGAAACTAAAATCTCTCACGACGAGTTTTTAGAAGAACTTAAAAAATAA
- a CDS encoding DUF3109 family protein, producing the protein MIQIDDKLISEDIFSEEFVCNLTKCKGACCVEGDVGAPLDKDELEILDRIFDKIKPYLTQEGIKALEEQGTWTTDPMDGMYVTPMVEDRECAYVTFDEKGITKCGIEKAYEDGAVDWQKPISCHLYPIRITEYSTFTALNYHEWNVCSDACTLGKELQVPVYKFLKTPLTRKYGEDFYNVLCEAADEWKAAYGS; encoded by the coding sequence ATGATTCAGATAGACGATAAATTGATTTCAGAGGATATATTTTCCGAAGAATTTGTTTGCAACCTTACGAAATGTAAAGGTGCGTGTTGCGTGGAAGGAGATGTAGGAGCTCCGCTAGACAAGGATGAACTTGAGATTTTAGACCGTATTTTTGATAAAATAAAGCCCTATCTTACCCAGGAAGGCATCAAAGCCCTTGAAGAACAGGGAACATGGACTACGGACCCTATGGACGGAATGTACGTTACACCTATGGTAGAAGACCGCGAATGTGCCTATGTAACTTTTGATGAAAAAGGAATTACCAAATGCGGTATTGAAAAAGCCTATGAAGACGGTGCTGTAGACTGGCAGAAACCAATTTCCTGCCACCTCTACCCGATCCGTATTACAGAGTACTCCACTTTTACGGCCCTTAATTACCATGAATGGAATGTCTGCAGTGATGCCTGTACCCTTGGAAAAGAACTGCAGGTCCCTGTTTACAAGTTCCTGAAAACTCCGCTGACCAGAAAGTATGGTGAAGACTTCTACAACGTTCTATGTGAAGCCGCTGATGAATGGAAAGCAGCATACGGTTCTTAA
- a CDS encoding DUF6427 family protein, translated as MFKLLSKESNIFSIPVYIGFLLLVVIIFNILNFNTYEAAIAGITFLGIALGYFCFHSIALNYQTHLPLFLYTFFIFGLYPGNLDIGIAVSLLTNSFLLLLLTSADEDIRKKSYVLVGAIVALNFIFLPTTWPMALFVVVHVIATSQKISLNLFRFLLGIILIAFSYFSIMFFFHFTTWNIDYFPFGKMKPMTDYTEMLPLIPVLLMLIYAVYDHFKNYNKKSPISRYKYTFLLVFSLAQLVTIILYMNKSYEYLLLLAFPASIILSRMMRFLPKYWMREVSLWLIIISLIAFKAGTYFNLF; from the coding sequence ATGTTTAAATTACTTTCAAAAGAAAGCAATATTTTTTCAATTCCTGTTTATATTGGTTTTCTTCTTTTAGTAGTCATAATATTTAACATACTGAATTTCAACACTTACGAAGCTGCCATTGCCGGAATAACTTTTCTGGGGATTGCTTTGGGATATTTTTGTTTTCACAGTATTGCACTTAATTATCAGACGCATCTTCCGTTATTTTTATACACATTTTTTATTTTTGGACTTTATCCGGGAAATCTGGATATAGGAATTGCCGTTTCCCTGCTTACCAATTCCTTTCTTTTACTGCTTTTAACAAGTGCGGATGAGGACATAAGAAAAAAATCCTATGTTCTGGTAGGAGCCATTGTTGCGCTGAATTTTATTTTTCTTCCTACTACCTGGCCCATGGCCCTTTTCGTAGTGGTTCACGTGATTGCAACTTCTCAGAAAATAAGCCTGAATCTTTTCAGGTTTCTTTTGGGAATTATACTGATTGCTTTCAGCTATTTCTCCATCATGTTCTTTTTCCATTTTACAACATGGAATATTGATTATTTCCCGTTTGGAAAAATGAAGCCAATGACGGATTATACCGAAATGCTGCCTTTGATCCCGGTTCTGCTGATGCTTATTTATGCAGTATACGACCATTTTAAAAACTATAACAAGAAAAGCCCGATAAGCCGATATAAATATACCTTTCTGCTGGTATTTTCACTGGCGCAGCTGGTAACCATTATTCTGTATATGAATAAAAGCTATGAGTATTTACTGCTTCTGGCATTCCCGGCAAGTATTATCCTGAGCAGGATGATGAGATTTCTGCCAAAATACTGGATGCGGGAGGTAAGCTTATGGCTTATTATTATAAGTTTGATTGCTTTTAAAGCAGGAACGTATTTTAATTTATTTTAA
- a CDS encoding DUF6341 family protein, with amino-acid sequence MTSFWLFLSKVFKWTFGFFDTFGNVLNWILFIVCCALFTYWCYVLVVTLGGDKDKDYYSPTEGKNPYYDPKIYKKEG; translated from the coding sequence ATGACGTCTTTCTGGTTATTCTTAAGTAAAGTTTTCAAATGGACATTCGGTTTTTTTGATACATTTGGAAATGTTCTCAACTGGATTTTATTTATCGTTTGCTGTGCATTGTTTACTTACTGGTGCTATGTGCTGGTTGTAACACTTGGTGGTGATAAAGATAAAGACTATTATTCCCCTACTGAGGGCAAGAACCCTTATTACGATCCAAAGATCTACAAAAAAGAAGGTTAA
- a CDS encoding universal stress protein, protein MINIVLPVDFGDKTEQLVEGAVKFAKQLNGRIFLIHVAPSDIGFAIGDMGYQYFPEVEANEIREELVQLNKIEQRIIAHDIDCEHLLKQGIAKDTILEYAKAKNADYIVMGSHGRSGIYDVFVGSLTKGLTKDSHVPVLVLPIHD, encoded by the coding sequence ATGATAAATATTGTACTACCCGTAGATTTTGGGGACAAAACAGAACAGCTCGTAGAAGGAGCCGTAAAATTTGCAAAACAGCTGAACGGCAGAATTTTTCTGATTCACGTAGCACCTTCGGATATCGGTTTTGCTATCGGTGATATGGGATATCAATATTTTCCTGAAGTAGAAGCCAACGAGATCAGAGAAGAACTGGTACAGCTTAACAAGATTGAGCAGAGAATTATTGCTCATGATATAGACTGTGAGCATCTTTTAAAACAAGGCATTGCAAAAGATACCATCCTGGAATATGCAAAGGCTAAAAATGCCGATTATATCGTAATGGGATCACACGGAAGGAGCGGAATATATGATGTTTTTGTAGGAAGCTTAACAAAGGGGCTTACGAAAGATTCTCATGTACCGGTACTGGTGCTTCCTATCCACGACTAG
- a CDS encoding fumarylacetoacetate hydrolase family protein, with protein MKIICIGRNYSEHAKELGNEIPEKPVIFMKPDTAVLKGNDFYIPEFSNDVHYELEVVVKISKGGKYIQKEMAHKHYEEISLGIDFTARDLQSELKSKGLPWELAKGFDGSAVVGNFFSKENYDLEELQFSLLQNREKVQDGNTKDMIFSFDDIIAFASQYFTLRVGDLIFTGTPKGVGKVNENDILEAYLKDDKILDIRIL; from the coding sequence ATGAAAATCATCTGCATAGGAAGAAACTACAGCGAGCATGCAAAAGAATTAGGAAACGAAATCCCTGAAAAACCGGTGATTTTTATGAAGCCGGATACAGCAGTTTTAAAGGGAAATGATTTCTATATTCCTGAATTTTCAAATGATGTCCATTATGAACTGGAAGTTGTTGTAAAGATTTCAAAAGGTGGGAAATATATTCAGAAAGAGATGGCCCACAAGCATTATGAAGAGATCAGCCTTGGAATAGATTTTACGGCAAGGGATCTTCAGAGCGAGCTTAAATCCAAAGGTCTTCCATGGGAACTTGCCAAAGGTTTTGACGGTTCTGCGGTGGTAGGAAACTTTTTCAGTAAAGAAAATTATGATCTTGAAGAGTTACAGTTCTCCTTACTTCAGAACAGAGAAAAAGTTCAGGACGGCAATACAAAGGACATGATCTTCAGTTTTGATGATATTATTGCTTTTGCTTCCCAATATTTCACATTAAGGGTAGGAGACCTTATTTTCACAGGAACTCCAAAAGGAGTGGGAAAGGTGAATGAGAATGATATCCTGGAAGCTTACCTGAAAGATGATAAAATTCTTGATATCCGAATATTATAA
- a CDS encoding putative signal transducing protein, with product MSNLVRFKFYETALEANRDKQILAENGVNGFIANEQLIQSDWLLSQAVGGIQLQVFEDDLEKAKQILKDYNDNEAYSLEVEHTIANPEFDFVCPKCGSNHIYQDEKLGGIFGISVLLIGLPVKVPANLYHCYYCGNEFKR from the coding sequence ATGTCAAATCTGGTCCGCTTTAAATTTTATGAAACTGCCCTTGAAGCCAACAGGGACAAGCAGATCCTTGCCGAAAACGGAGTCAATGGTTTTATTGCCAACGAACAGCTTATCCAGTCGGACTGGCTGCTTTCACAGGCCGTAGGCGGTATTCAGCTTCAGGTTTTTGAGGATGATCTGGAAAAGGCAAAACAGATCCTGAAGGATTATAATGACAATGAGGCTTATTCGCTGGAAGTAGAACATACCATTGCCAATCCGGAATTTGATTTTGTATGTCCGAAATGTGGCTCCAACCATATTTACCAGGACGAAAAGCTTGGCGGAATCTTCGGGATCAGTGTATTGCTTATAGGGTTACCTGTAAAAGTTCCTGCGAATTTGTACCACTGTTATTATTGTGGCAATGAGTTTAAACGTTAA
- a CDS encoding 3'-5' exonuclease, which yields MNLKLHKPLCIFDLETTGTNIGKDRIVEICILKVNPDASRESKTWRVNPEMPIPVESSEIHGIYDEDIKDAPTFREIAPKIMEMLSGSDLGGFNSNRFDVPLLAEELLRVEIDFDLSKFRLVDAQTIFHKKEPRNLGAAYQFYCGKTLENAHSAEADVMATFEVLDAQVGKYDDIPNEIAPLSEFTFHNKNADLAGFIGYNEKSEAVFNFGKYKGQVVKAVFQKDLGYYGWLQNADFPLYTKKVFTKIQLSGKF from the coding sequence ATGAATTTAAAACTCCATAAACCACTCTGCATTTTTGACCTTGAAACTACAGGAACCAACATCGGGAAAGACAGGATTGTAGAAATCTGTATTTTAAAAGTAAATCCGGATGCATCCAGAGAAAGCAAAACATGGCGTGTAAATCCGGAAATGCCAATTCCTGTTGAATCCAGTGAAATTCACGGAATTTATGATGAAGATATAAAAGATGCTCCAACATTCAGGGAAATTGCGCCTAAAATTATGGAAATGCTTTCAGGAAGTGATCTTGGAGGTTTTAACTCAAACAGATTCGATGTTCCGCTTCTGGCAGAAGAATTATTGAGAGTGGAAATAGATTTTGATCTGAGTAAATTCAGACTGGTAGATGCACAGACCATTTTTCACAAAAAGGAACCGAGAAATTTAGGCGCCGCCTATCAGTTTTACTGTGGAAAAACCTTAGAAAATGCTCATTCTGCAGAGGCCGATGTGATGGCTACTTTTGAGGTTCTGGATGCACAGGTTGGAAAATATGATGATATTCCAAATGAAATTGCGCCTTTGAGCGAGTTCACATTTCATAATAAAAATGCTGATCTTGCAGGATTTATAGGATATAATGAAAAATCGGAAGCCGTTTTCAACTTCGGAAAGTATAAAGGACAGGTTGTAAAAGCTGTTTTCCAGAAAGATTTAGGGTATTACGGATGGCTTCAGAATGCAGATTTCCCGTTATATACCAAGAAGGTATTTACAAAGATCCAACTTTCAGGTAAATTTTAA
- a CDS encoding CDP-alcohol phosphatidyltransferase family protein, producing the protein MNFIKNNLANLLTLANLFAGCVGAIHLILGDYQTTAICLILSSIFDFFDGFVARAVKSNSNLGLQLDSLADMVSFGLIPGLTMYKALEPFGNEIPGLHLPFDISYIGLLVTVFSCLRLAIFNLDEEQRYYFKGLNTPTNTVLLFGLYYAFKETGNFEFLFNNSLFLVLLTIITSWLLISPIKMMAMKFKSKKLQDNYPKIILLGGGIAILIIFQIVGIPMLVIYYILVSLVFQKQLG; encoded by the coding sequence ATGAATTTCATAAAAAATAATCTTGCCAATCTGCTCACCCTTGCGAATTTATTTGCAGGCTGTGTAGGGGCAATCCATCTTATTCTGGGGGATTACCAGACTACCGCCATCTGTCTTATTCTCTCTTCGATCTTCGATTTTTTTGACGGGTTTGTGGCACGGGCTGTAAAATCGAATTCCAATCTGGGGCTTCAACTGGACTCCCTTGCGGATATGGTAAGCTTCGGATTGATTCCTGGTCTTACGATGTACAAAGCACTGGAGCCGTTCGGGAATGAAATTCCGGGACTGCATCTTCCTTTCGATATCAGTTATATTGGCCTTCTGGTGACTGTTTTTTCATGTCTCAGACTGGCTATCTTTAATCTTGATGAGGAACAGCGTTATTATTTTAAGGGACTGAATACTCCGACTAATACGGTACTGCTGTTCGGGTTGTATTATGCTTTTAAAGAAACGGGAAATTTTGAATTCCTTTTTAACAATTCATTGTTCCTGGTACTGCTGACCATTATAACTTCATGGCTTCTGATCAGCCCGATCAAGATGATGGCCATGAAATTCAAATCGAAAAAGTTACAGGACAATTATCCTAAAATCATTTTACTGGGCGGTGGAATTGCCATCCTGATTATATTTCAGATCGTAGGAATTCCTATGCTTGTTATTTATTATATATTAGTATCGCTGGTTTTCCAGAAGCAGTTGGGGTAG
- a CDS encoding LTA synthase family protein — protein MKFFKEFRKQEVLALLYRIFLAYVFYQIARFLFWYFNKELIRVDSVSDYFSLAFHGIAFDTTAILYVNALFILLSLVPIVINTKKGYQSVLFWLYFITNGIAYAMNFGDFVYYKFAQARLTSTAMQVAKHESNLFKVFTVSVVQHPFVLIWFVVLMALWVFLYKKVKITEQKPVKLIPYFIWSVLVLCGTAVLVVGGIRGDFKHSTRPINLVDANRFVVNPLQGNIVLNSTFSFFRTLGTNNFKEVHFVDEKFITDNVQPYKIYDRKVENRPNIVIFIVESFGREYSGAFNKDKNINGYVSYTPFIDSLAGQSLIFPNTFANGRQSIHGMSSVLAGIPSLTDAFTSSPYSNQKIQSIVSVCNDLGYDTSFYHGAPNGSMGFLGFGNILGFKHYFGKNEYNHDEDFDGMWAIWDEPFLQYFAKNVGKKQPFMTTVFTASSHHPFKIPEKYKGKFKKGTIEMHEPIQYTDYAIKKYFETAKKEPWFNNTIFVFTGDHTNQIAYGEYEKAMNRFAVPLILYSPNPEYNLKGVNPELAQQIDIYPTLADLIGYNKQIRSWGKSLVSDKQYPSIIVNSDGSTEQFIIGNHMYRFDGKEITGIYEKNDLGFANNLMGKLKTPETEKEMQTAKAWYQDYMDRVINRKLH, from the coding sequence ATGAAATTTTTTAAAGAATTTAGAAAACAAGAAGTTCTGGCTCTTTTGTACCGGATTTTCTTAGCTTATGTTTTTTATCAGATCGCCCGGTTTTTGTTCTGGTATTTCAATAAAGAACTCATCAGGGTAGATTCCGTTTCAGATTATTTCAGCCTGGCATTTCATGGGATTGCTTTTGATACAACGGCAATTCTATACGTTAATGCCTTATTTATTCTGTTAAGCCTTGTCCCGATTGTCATCAATACAAAGAAAGGATATCAGTCCGTTTTATTCTGGCTGTACTTTATTACCAACGGGATTGCCTACGCTATGAATTTCGGGGATTTTGTCTACTATAAATTTGCCCAGGCAAGATTAACATCTACCGCAATGCAGGTCGCCAAACATGAATCTAATCTTTTTAAAGTGTTCACTGTTTCTGTAGTGCAGCATCCTTTTGTGCTGATATGGTTTGTTGTTTTAATGGCGCTTTGGGTTTTCCTGTACAAAAAAGTGAAAATTACAGAGCAGAAGCCTGTAAAACTTATCCCATACTTTATCTGGTCAGTACTTGTCCTTTGTGGTACGGCTGTTTTGGTTGTCGGAGGAATCCGTGGTGATTTCAAACACAGTACAAGACCTATTAATTTAGTGGATGCCAACCGTTTTGTAGTCAATCCCCTGCAGGGAAATATTGTTTTGAACAGTACATTTTCATTTTTCAGGACATTAGGAACCAATAATTTTAAAGAAGTTCACTTTGTAGATGAAAAATTTATTACAGACAATGTTCAGCCTTATAAAATATATGACCGAAAAGTAGAAAACCGTCCCAATATTGTCATTTTTATTGTTGAATCTTTTGGGAGGGAATATTCAGGGGCCTTCAATAAAGATAAAAATATAAACGGTTACGTTTCCTATACACCGTTCATTGACAGCCTTGCCGGCCAGAGTTTGATTTTTCCCAATACCTTTGCCAACGGAAGACAGTCCATTCATGGCATGAGCAGCGTTTTGGCAGGTATTCCAAGTCTTACCGATGCGTTTACAAGCTCTCCGTATTCCAATCAGAAAATCCAGTCCATTGTGTCGGTTTGTAATGATCTGGGCTATGACACTTCTTTTTATCACGGAGCACCAAACGGATCAATGGGATTCCTCGGATTTGGTAATATTCTAGGTTTTAAACATTACTTCGGCAAGAATGAATACAATCATGATGAAGATTTCGATGGTATGTGGGCGATATGGGACGAACCTTTTCTCCAGTATTTTGCAAAAAATGTTGGAAAAAAACAGCCTTTTATGACTACGGTTTTCACAGCTTCATCACATCACCCGTTTAAAATTCCTGAAAAATATAAAGGGAAATTTAAAAAAGGAACTATAGAAATGCACGAGCCGATCCAGTACACGGATTATGCCATCAAAAAATATTTTGAAACCGCTAAAAAGGAGCCATGGTTCAATAATACCATTTTTGTTTTCACAGGAGACCATACCAACCAGATTGCTTACGGTGAATATGAAAAGGCTATGAACCGTTTTGCCGTTCCTTTGATATTGTATTCCCCAAATCCGGAATACAATCTTAAAGGTGTGAATCCGGAATTGGCCCAGCAAATTGATATTTATCCTACACTGGCAGACCTTATCGGGTACAATAAACAGATCAGAAGCTGGGGAAAAAGCCTCGTGAGTGATAAACAGTATCCTTCAATTATTGTGAATTCAGACGGAAGTACAGAGCAGTTTATCATAGGAAATCATATGTACCGTTTCGATGGTAAGGAAATTACAGGGATATATGAAAAGAATGATCTTGGATTTGCCAATAACCTGATGGGAAAACTGAAAACACCTGAAACAGAAAAAGAAATGCAGACAGCAAAGGCCTGGTATCAGGATTATATGGACAGGGTAATCAACAGGAAACTTCATTAG
- a CDS encoding DUF2147 domain-containing protein, with the protein MKKVLLTFALSLFGVLSFAQIEGKWKTIDDETKQAKSIVEIYKKSDGKYYGKVSQLLIKPADPNCTGCKDDRKGKPVLGLEIIRGLKKDGDEFTGGTITDPKTGKTYKCTITRSGDKLNVRGYMGVSILGRTQTWDKVN; encoded by the coding sequence ATGAAAAAAGTATTGTTAACATTCGCGCTTTCTCTGTTTGGTGTATTGTCATTTGCACAGATTGAAGGAAAGTGGAAGACCATAGATGACGAGACAAAACAGGCTAAGTCTATTGTTGAGATCTATAAAAAATCAGACGGGAAGTACTACGGAAAAGTTTCCCAGCTTCTTATAAAACCTGCAGACCCTAACTGTACAGGATGTAAGGATGACAGAAAAGGGAAACCGGTTTTAGGGCTGGAAATCATCAGAGGTCTTAAAAAAGACGGTGACGAATTTACCGGAGGAACCATTACCGATCCTAAAACAGGTAAAACTTACAAATGTACCATTACCAGAAGTGGAGATAAGCTTAATGTAAGAGGGTATATGGGAGTTTCGATATTGGGAAGAACTCAAACTTGGGATAAAGTAAACTAA
- a CDS encoding pyruvate dehydrogenase complex E1 component subunit beta, whose protein sequence is MAEYTFREVIAQAMSEEMRKDESIFLMGEEVAEYNGAYKASKGMLDEFGPKRVIDTPIAELGFTGIAVGAAMNGNRPIVEYMTFNFSLVGIDQIINNAAKIRQMSGGQWNCPIVFRGPTASAGQLGATHSQAFENWFANIPGLKVVVPSNPYDAKGLLKTAIQDNDPVIFMESEQMYGDKMEIPEEEYYLPIGKADIKREGTDVTLVSFGKIMKLAIQAAEDMAKEGISVEVIDLRTVRPLDFDTVLASVKKTNRLVILEEAWPFASVSSEITYMVQQKAFDYLDAPIKRITTPDAPAPYSAALFAEWFPKLEKVKEEIKKAMYVK, encoded by the coding sequence ATGGCAGAATATACTTTTCGTGAGGTAATTGCACAGGCAATGAGCGAGGAAATGCGTAAAGACGAATCTATCTTTTTAATGGGGGAGGAAGTGGCAGAATACAATGGTGCATACAAAGCTTCAAAAGGAATGCTGGATGAATTTGGCCCTAAAAGAGTAATTGACACACCTATTGCAGAACTTGGTTTTACAGGAATTGCTGTAGGAGCTGCAATGAATGGTAACAGGCCAATTGTAGAGTATATGACATTCAATTTCTCGTTGGTAGGTATTGACCAGATTATCAACAATGCTGCAAAGATCCGTCAGATGAGTGGCGGTCAGTGGAACTGTCCAATCGTTTTTCGTGGTCCTACTGCTTCTGCAGGTCAGTTAGGTGCAACACACTCTCAGGCTTTTGAAAACTGGTTCGCCAATATTCCGGGCCTTAAAGTTGTAGTTCCTTCAAACCCATATGACGCAAAAGGATTATTGAAAACTGCTATCCAGGATAACGATCCGGTAATTTTCATGGAATCCGAGCAGATGTATGGTGACAAAATGGAAATCCCTGAAGAAGAATATTACCTGCCAATAGGTAAAGCAGATATCAAAAGAGAAGGTACAGACGTTACTTTGGTTTCTTTCGGTAAAATCATGAAGCTGGCTATTCAGGCTGCTGAAGATATGGCTAAAGAAGGAATCTCTGTAGAAGTGATTGACCTTAGAACCGTTCGCCCTCTTGACTTTGATACCGTTTTAGCTTCCGTTAAAAAAACAAACAGACTGGTAATCCTGGAAGAAGCCTGGCCATTTGCTTCAGTATCTTCCGAAATTACATATATGGTACAGCAGAAAGCATTCGATTATCTGGATGCACCTATCAAGAGAATCACTACTCCTGATGCACCTGCACCATATTCAGCTGCATTATTTGCAGAATGGTTCCCTAAACTTGAAAAAGTAAAAGAGGAAATCAAAAAAGCGATGTACGTAAAATAA